In the Oceanispirochaeta sp. M1 genome, one interval contains:
- a CDS encoding FadR/GntR family transcriptional regulator: MKNCFGKIVVPKVPNLIIQQILDRIVSEELKPGDKLPSEPQLQEIFEVSRPQLKSAFKRMENFGIVETRPQSGTYMAPYGKKILEGLLTNILHLNEQSIDYRSLADTRRMIEIRAAELSAQNIDEKDLRKIRKAHEIFKQNASKDRAIDDDIYFHLLIVSNSGSPVLNSQYCIMTPDMINFWKNLGVMEKEMERRTEETFAEHEAIIAALEAGDSEACARAMKTHMDNTYNTAEMLMEKYGDF; this comes from the coding sequence ATGAAGAACTGTTTTGGAAAAATTGTTGTCCCCAAGGTACCTAATCTCATCATTCAGCAAATTCTGGATAGGATTGTCTCGGAAGAACTCAAGCCGGGGGATAAGCTCCCTTCAGAGCCTCAGCTTCAGGAGATATTTGAAGTATCCCGGCCTCAGCTGAAGTCGGCCTTTAAGCGTATGGAGAACTTCGGGATTGTGGAGACCAGACCCCAGAGCGGAACCTATATGGCCCCCTACGGCAAGAAGATACTGGAAGGACTTCTGACCAATATTCTCCATCTGAATGAGCAGAGTATCGACTACCGTTCTCTGGCAGATACAAGAAGAATGATTGAAATACGGGCGGCAGAACTGTCGGCACAGAATATTGATGAGAAGGATCTGAGGAAGATCAGAAAGGCTCATGAGATTTTCAAACAGAATGCCAGCAAAGACAGGGCCATTGATGATGATATCTACTTTCATCTCCTGATTGTCAGTAACTCGGGCAGCCCGGTGCTTAACTCACAGTACTGCATCATGACTCCCGACATGATCAACTTCTGGAAAAACCTGGGAGTGATGGAAAAAGAGATGGAGAGAAGAACCGAAGAGACATTTGCCGAGCATGAGGCCATTATTGCGGCACTTGAGGCGGGGGATTCAGAAGCCTGCGCTAGAGCCATGAAGACTCATATGGACAATACATATAACACAGCAGAAATGCTGATGGAAAAATACGGAGATTTTTGA
- a CDS encoding uroporphyrinogen decarboxylase family protein: MTGRERLSAVMQREIPDRVPVSMFVQEEYLSWFYPEREKVTRLHDAVDCARHYGFDITTRENQFIKPFWLKQSYPNWEIDEKTWIDNDVYHRLSTITTPSGVLTQEEVAPYDPKILAGIHFHTSRYMIKSADDFEIFRKYFPNESKANIDEKHEAAKLARKVIGDTGIGVPWGAGGVYNTLSTYRDMQELMMDPLLNLDFYTEMMRFFTSWIKKDYESMCQTEYDGFGIQGNIANGGLLGEKFFMEYIYPYEKVITETIREGGKYSIYHNCGYAKNLYPCYKTLGMDVWETVSPAPQGDNDLAEAKKYFGDSLILSGGLDQVDFLKKASPLEVKAKVKELMDAAKDGGNYIFAGSDFLEKDTPEENIQAAVDAAVQYGRY, from the coding sequence ATGACTGGAAGAGAGAGACTATCAGCAGTGATGCAGAGGGAGATCCCCGACAGAGTTCCTGTCAGCATGTTCGTTCAGGAGGAGTATCTCTCCTGGTTCTACCCCGAAAGAGAGAAGGTTACCCGCCTGCATGATGCCGTGGACTGTGCCCGGCATTACGGCTTTGATATAACAACAAGGGAAAATCAGTTTATCAAACCCTTCTGGCTGAAGCAGAGCTATCCAAATTGGGAAATAGATGAAAAAACCTGGATTGATAACGATGTATACCACAGGCTCTCCACCATCACTACTCCTTCCGGAGTCCTGACACAGGAGGAAGTAGCCCCCTATGACCCAAAGATTCTGGCGGGGATTCATTTCCATACAAGCAGGTATATGATCAAGTCGGCAGACGATTTTGAGATATTCAGAAAATACTTTCCCAATGAGAGTAAGGCAAATATAGATGAAAAACATGAGGCGGCAAAGCTTGCCCGCAAGGTTATTGGAGACACAGGAATAGGCGTTCCCTGGGGAGCCGGAGGTGTTTACAACACCCTCTCCACCTACCGGGATATGCAGGAATTGATGATGGACCCTCTCCTTAACCTGGATTTCTATACTGAGATGATGAGATTCTTCACATCATGGATCAAAAAAGATTATGAATCCATGTGTCAGACAGAATACGACGGCTTCGGAATTCAGGGGAATATCGCCAACGGCGGACTCCTGGGTGAAAAGTTCTTTATGGAGTATATCTACCCCTATGAAAAAGTCATAACTGAGACAATCCGTGAGGGTGGAAAATACTCGATCTACCATAACTGCGGTTATGCCAAAAACTTATATCCCTGCTACAAGACTCTGGGAATGGATGTCTGGGAGACAGTCTCACCTGCTCCTCAGGGAGACAATGATCTGGCAGAGGCTAAGAAGTACTTCGGTGATTCTCTGATTCTCTCCGGGGGACTGGACCAGGTGGACTTTCTTAAAAAGGCAAGCCCACTTGAAGTAAAAGCAAAGGTTAAAGAACTCATGGATGCCGCGAAAGACGGCGGAAATTATATATTCGCAGGGTCCGACTTTCTAGAGAAGGATACACCTGAAGAAAACATACAGGCAGCCGTAGATGCTGCAGTTCAATACGGGAGATATTAA
- a CDS encoding uroporphyrinogen decarboxylase family protein, whose translation MAKVFDTSKADAQGTSMTPLESGKFDIEGYRDYEKSLEEGCTTFQAASSGVSVYRRFRVPEVFSWGCRDKKMSLGWQLAALQASVDFKADIPNFLEPWYGIGVVSNSFGIPYIWDEGQSPAVQSTIKTCREAINKFEKPVTETEIGREVMERIEYFLDQTKGQIPMSLTDTQSPLNIASSYVLNPESFMYETFDNPEDVNELLTLIAKIEKDFIKAQIDLIGDALVKPGHGFASSREFKGLGFSDDNVLMFSDDNYRDMAQSPMCDAARLMEGPVFHSCGDWSGRCDLITSIPGVLMADGAVGAQTDPCPNDPEVLGKAFAPTDITLHVRIVGDSSVVEEEVTKLWQKDLKLIVATYCETVDDQKKAYDTVHRICR comes from the coding sequence ATGGCTAAAGTATTTGATACATCAAAAGCAGACGCACAGGGGACTTCAATGACCCCCCTTGAATCAGGGAAATTTGATATAGAGGGATACAGAGACTATGAAAAATCTCTGGAAGAGGGATGCACGACTTTTCAGGCAGCCTCTTCGGGAGTAAGTGTATATAGAAGATTCCGGGTTCCTGAAGTCTTCTCATGGGGCTGCAGGGACAAAAAGATGTCTCTGGGATGGCAGCTTGCTGCTCTCCAGGCGAGTGTTGATTTCAAGGCGGATATTCCGAACTTTCTGGAGCCCTGGTACGGTATTGGAGTTGTATCCAACTCCTTCGGTATTCCCTATATCTGGGATGAGGGGCAGTCACCTGCTGTGCAGTCCACCATAAAAACCTGCCGGGAGGCTATTAACAAATTTGAGAAGCCTGTAACCGAGACTGAGATCGGCAGGGAAGTAATGGAGAGGATTGAATATTTTCTGGATCAGACTAAGGGGCAGATTCCCATGAGTCTCACCGATACCCAGTCTCCCCTGAATATTGCCTCCTCCTATGTTCTCAATCCTGAAAGCTTCATGTATGAGACATTTGATAATCCTGAGGATGTTAATGAACTGCTTACTCTGATCGCAAAGATTGAAAAAGACTTTATCAAGGCCCAGATAGACCTTATAGGTGATGCCCTTGTTAAACCGGGTCATGGATTTGCCTCATCCAGAGAATTCAAAGGCTTGGGATTCAGTGATGACAATGTGCTGATGTTCAGCGATGACAATTACAGGGATATGGCCCAGAGCCCCATGTGTGATGCAGCCCGGCTGATGGAAGGCCCTGTCTTCCACTCCTGTGGCGACTGGTCAGGACGCTGTGATCTGATCACATCAATTCCCGGAGTACTTATGGCCGACGGTGCCGTGGGTGCCCAGACTGATCCCTGCCCCAACGATCCGGAAGTACTGGGTAAGGCATTCGCTCCTACTGATATTACACTACATGTGAGAATTGTTGGAGATTCATCTGTTGTTGAGGAAGAAGTGACGAAGCTGTGGCAGAAGGATCTGAAACTGATTGTGGCTACTTACTGTGAGACAGTGGATGATCAGAAGAAAGCGTATGATACTGTGCACAGGATATGCAGGTAA
- a CDS encoding GntR family transcriptional regulator produces the protein MAKQNWGENVHSKTASETVYAMLHRNIINLNLIPGTVMSEKDISEKMNVSRTPVREAFIRLSNEALVTVVPQKGSFVSKINLARVKEERFLRESLENSVLYDLIMHHEKLKMYDLYENVEEQEVALSKGETTRFIELDDEFHSMLFRKADKSMCYNVIMSFSSHYRRVRYLSMSVSGVSISNLKHHQEMLELIKARNLEKAVTVMKIHLRKLDIEKDVIYQKYSDYFEDSGSLDLVDEKELFQDLNR, from the coding sequence ATGGCTAAACAGAATTGGGGTGAGAACGTTCATAGTAAAACCGCCAGCGAGACAGTGTATGCTATGCTCCACAGGAATATCATCAATCTGAACCTTATTCCCGGTACGGTGATGAGTGAGAAGGATATCTCTGAAAAGATGAATGTGAGCCGTACTCCTGTAAGAGAGGCATTTATCAGGCTCTCCAACGAGGCTCTTGTAACCGTAGTTCCCCAGAAGGGAAGTTTCGTTTCAAAGATCAATCTCGCAAGGGTTAAGGAAGAGCGTTTTTTAAGGGAGTCATTGGAGAATTCGGTTCTTTATGATCTTATTATGCATCATGAAAAACTTAAGATGTATGATCTTTATGAAAATGTAGAAGAGCAGGAAGTTGCATTGAGTAAAGGAGAAACCACCCGCTTTATCGAGTTGGATGATGAGTTTCACAGCATGCTTTTCCGCAAGGCCGATAAGTCCATGTGTTACAACGTAATCATGAGTTTTTCCAGCCATTACCGCCGGGTCCGCTATCTCTCAATGTCTGTCAGCGGTGTATCCATATCCAACCTGAAACATCATCAGGAGATGCTTGAGCTTATTAAAGCCCGGAATCTGGAAAAGGCTGTCACCGTAATGAAGATACATCTCAGAAAACTGGATATTGAGAAGGATGTAATCTATCAAAAGTATTCAGATTATTTTGAGGATAGCGGCTCCCTCGATCTTGTAGATGAGAAGGAGCTCTTTCAGGATTTGAATCGCTGA
- a CDS encoding DUF4340 domain-containing protein, whose amino-acid sequence MNYRKGIFINLILFIVLAVLTGIVYLPEKKSVSETVVQEIELVGLNVSEIAAVAVINDAARFGLIHREGHISLEPGVEGMSYSVEAMQSFLFRISKLKAVSSIEKSLDDTVYGFETPRAVITLILSSGNKKRLILGEPISLDGSSYLRIEDPAASDDTVYLLSSEDTELFLSEPIIFSSDFIMPRVELKELDTLKSIELDFRGADFPSFSIENNGGFLFTLSEPIVSTLDYERTLKELIFPILSLSSVRTESLFPEPLLKEDEILSLNISLNEDEMYTLSLFRHEGKIFAGTEKGRAIAELSEEDLPFLDLHYLDLLNGSVYHCNVSEIESVVIEDSLEGEDYNITLSGESVNIQALINGVSVEYPQVMEFFDVLTKTGIARELPGSGGSDFQKQKTVFSILIYKKTGGMDRLEFVPSENNELALYVNGTAYFSTYYKTVLDIRKSLSELILKEGA is encoded by the coding sequence ATGAATTACAGAAAAGGTATATTTATCAACCTGATCCTCTTTATTGTCCTGGCTGTTTTAACGGGGATAGTTTATCTTCCTGAAAAAAAGAGTGTCTCTGAGACAGTAGTGCAGGAGATTGAACTCGTGGGGCTGAATGTCTCAGAAATCGCCGCGGTTGCAGTAATCAATGATGCAGCTCGATTCGGTCTGATACACAGGGAGGGGCATATCTCTCTGGAACCCGGGGTGGAAGGTATGAGCTACTCTGTAGAGGCAATGCAGTCCTTTCTCTTTCGCATATCAAAACTGAAAGCGGTCTCTTCAATAGAAAAATCCCTGGATGATACAGTATACGGCTTTGAAACTCCGCGGGCTGTTATCACCCTTATCCTGAGTTCGGGAAACAAGAAGCGTCTGATCCTGGGGGAGCCAATTTCTCTTGATGGAAGTTCCTACCTCCGGATAGAAGATCCCGCTGCATCTGATGATACTGTCTACCTTTTGAGTTCAGAGGATACGGAGCTGTTTCTATCAGAACCCATCATCTTCTCTTCAGATTTTATCATGCCGAGGGTAGAACTCAAGGAACTGGATACTCTTAAATCAATTGAGCTGGACTTTAGGGGAGCTGATTTCCCTTCATTTTCCATTGAGAACAATGGCGGATTTCTTTTTACTCTGTCCGAACCCATTGTGAGTACCCTGGATTATGAGCGTACTTTGAAGGAGCTGATCTTCCCTATCCTCTCTCTCTCATCTGTACGGACAGAAAGTCTCTTTCCCGAGCCTCTTCTGAAAGAAGATGAAATTCTCAGCCTGAATATTTCATTAAATGAAGATGAAATGTATACCCTTTCTCTATTCCGTCATGAGGGTAAAATATTTGCAGGGACTGAAAAGGGTAGAGCCATTGCAGAACTTTCCGAAGAGGATCTCCCATTTCTGGATCTTCACTATCTGGATCTACTGAACGGCTCGGTCTACCACTGCAATGTATCAGAAATTGAGTCTGTGGTGATTGAAGATTCTCTGGAAGGAGAGGACTACAATATTACTCTCTCGGGTGAATCAGTAAATATACAGGCCCTGATAAACGGTGTCTCTGTGGAATACCCTCAGGTGATGGAGTTCTTCGATGTACTCACGAAGACAGGAATAGCCAGAGAGCTGCCTGGATCCGGGGGATCAGATTTTCAGAAACAGAAGACTGTCTTCAGCATTTTAATCTACAAAAAAACGGGAGGTATGGACCGTCTTGAGTTTGTACCCTCGGAAAATAATGAGCTGGCTCTGTATGTTAATGGAACAGCTTATTTCTCAACATATTACAAAACAGTCCTGGATATCCGAAAGTCCTTGTCCGAACTGATCCTTAAGGAAGGTGCATAA
- a CDS encoding GldG family protein translates to MNRIAAGIKALLKGNLRSIFVILCIAVFILINLFSHKAVERYSLKLDLTENALYEFSDTTAAAAEALKTPVEITVFNREEDYVVMLREVLKRYSSLSSQISLEFVDPYENPVLIDSFAARGIQIHENDILMEGTVREKIFSIKDMYTLNAGRTEITGLNAEQQLTSGLYFINDSNVPVAAFSDGHNERPGNALTALFSSNNYDVVRGNLSSVLRKKPELLIIAAPSRDILSEDRSLLKTYMEQGGNALVFLEPSSVSFPNLEGFLEEWGIIAGNELVFEEQAYTAGNPVNIVPMYAPHEINRYFMETRIFLTMPSSRSLYESPRSGSAYDITPVLGSTPGSYGKTGYQFSNLDREASDIEGPFNLVMSSERTWDDNSVSRLIVAGSMKLYGDDLMGFSSYGNSEFLVQTINWLADEESSVYIPAKKIKADPLNLQSGHILILAIIICGLIPLAFLVAGIMMYIRRKRL, encoded by the coding sequence ATGAATAGAATCGCTGCCGGAATTAAAGCCCTTCTCAAGGGAAATCTCCGCTCTATATTTGTAATACTCTGCATTGCCGTTTTTATCCTGATAAATCTCTTCAGTCATAAGGCAGTGGAGCGCTATTCTCTTAAACTTGATCTGACTGAAAATGCTCTTTATGAGTTTTCTGATACCACTGCTGCAGCTGCTGAAGCACTGAAGACCCCGGTGGAAATAACTGTGTTCAACAGAGAAGAAGACTATGTTGTAATGCTTCGGGAAGTATTGAAGCGCTACAGCTCTTTAAGCTCTCAGATCAGTCTTGAGTTTGTCGATCCCTATGAGAATCCGGTTCTTATCGACTCATTCGCCGCCCGAGGAATACAAATTCATGAAAATGACATTCTTATGGAAGGCACGGTCCGTGAGAAGATCTTTTCCATAAAGGATATGTATACCCTCAATGCAGGCAGGACTGAAATTACAGGTCTTAATGCGGAGCAGCAGCTCACCAGTGGACTCTACTTTATCAATGACAGCAATGTCCCCGTCGCTGCTTTTTCTGACGGTCACAATGAGAGACCAGGCAATGCATTAACTGCACTCTTCTCTTCAAATAACTATGATGTGGTCCGCGGTAATTTGAGTTCAGTTCTCAGGAAAAAACCGGAACTTCTCATTATTGCCGCTCCCAGCCGCGATATTTTATCCGAGGATAGGTCGCTTCTGAAAACTTATATGGAGCAGGGGGGAAATGCTTTAGTATTTCTGGAACCCTCTTCTGTCAGCTTCCCGAATCTAGAGGGATTCCTTGAAGAGTGGGGCATTATCGCCGGGAATGAGCTTGTCTTTGAAGAGCAGGCCTACACAGCAGGAAACCCTGTGAATATCGTCCCCATGTATGCTCCCCATGAGATCAACCGCTACTTTATGGAAACAAGAATATTCCTGACCATGCCCTCCAGCCGCAGTCTTTATGAATCGCCCCGCAGCGGCAGCGCCTACGACATAACACCGGTCCTTGGTTCTACCCCCGGCTCCTATGGAAAGACTGGATATCAGTTCAGTAATCTGGACCGGGAAGCCTCTGATATTGAGGGACCCTTTAATCTTGTAATGAGCTCCGAGAGAACCTGGGATGATAATTCTGTCAGCCGTCTTATTGTTGCTGGCAGCATGAAACTCTATGGTGATGACCTAATGGGATTCTCAAGCTACGGCAACAGTGAGTTTCTTGTACAGACTATCAACTGGCTGGCTGACGAAGAGTCTTCAGTCTATATACCGGCAAAAAAAATTAAGGCTGATCCTCTGAATCTTCAGTCAGGTCATATCCTGATTCTGGCAATTATTATATGCGGTCTTATTCCGCTGGCTTTTCTTGTTGCCGGCATCATGATGTATATCAGAAGGAAGAGGCTGTAA
- a CDS encoding ABC transporter permease, translating to MTAIYMKELRQYFRSMIAYVFLTILLLLCGFIFITANLMSQNGDINSFFSPLFNILLFVTPILTMRQFSEEQRQKTQQLLFTLPLSLESIVIGKFLATLTVIGIGLAVTLVYPVILAYFGSFSFMVTLGNYLAVILLVSAVSALGLFISTLTENQVVSAIVSYGVILILWLVDSLAPYAGSPLLKKMLTLFSLKSNYIEFTYGIFNPSAIIYFLSLTVLFLVLTTVSLESRRQ from the coding sequence ATGACGGCTATCTATATGAAAGAACTGAGGCAGTATTTCCGTTCCATGATTGCCTATGTCTTTCTGACAATACTCCTTCTTCTCTGCGGTTTTATCTTTATCACAGCCAATCTGATGTCACAGAACGGTGATATTAACAGCTTCTTTTCTCCTCTGTTTAATATACTTCTCTTTGTAACTCCTATTCTGACAATGAGACAGTTTTCTGAGGAGCAGAGACAAAAGACACAACAGCTTCTTTTTACTCTGCCTCTTTCTCTGGAATCTATTGTGATCGGAAAGTTTCTGGCGACCCTGACAGTGATCGGAATCGGTCTGGCTGTCACTCTGGTTTATCCTGTTATTCTGGCTTACTTCGGCTCATTCAGTTTTATGGTGACCCTGGGTAATTACCTGGCTGTGATTCTCCTTGTCTCTGCGGTTTCGGCCCTGGGGCTTTTTATCTCCACCCTTACTGAAAATCAGGTTGTCTCAGCCATTGTGAGCTACGGTGTTATCCTGATTCTCTGGCTGGTTGATTCACTGGCTCCCTATGCCGGCAGCCCCCTGCTGAAAAAAATGCTTACTCTCTTCTCACTGAAGAGTAACTACATTGAGTTTACATACGGGATATTCAATCCCTCGGCCATTATTTATTTCCTGAGTCTGACAGTCCTGTTTCTGGTTCTCACTACTGTCAGTCTAGAGAGCAGGAGGCAGTAG
- a CDS encoding ABC transporter ATP-binding protein, with protein MLKVEHLSKNYGRVKPIRDISFTLQKGEVLGLLGANGTGKSTTLNMLAGYFPPSGGSISLNGFNIQEQPLEYKKNIGYLPEFPPLYPDMTVREQLYMVCSVKGISRKERQREIERVCGLSRIPDVIDRPVKTMSKGYKQRIGLAQALIGNPELLILDEPTSGLDPQQIIDIRELIRDLGSDHAVIISSHILSEIASVSTRILVLNKGSIVADSPSDELLNTPNAAPVLDVRVFGDQPHIQAIIKELKGVESLDVQDCIEEGCMDYSITLTEGEDIRKDLSRVLNENGYALMQMKMKNPTLEEIFIDLTSGLPKGGDES; from the coding sequence ATGCTGAAGGTTGAGCATCTTTCAAAGAACTACGGTCGGGTGAAACCGATTCGGGACATCTCATTTACCCTGCAGAAGGGTGAGGTCCTGGGACTCCTGGGGGCCAATGGCACCGGTAAATCCACAACTTTGAATATGCTCGCCGGCTATTTCCCTCCCAGCGGGGGAAGCATCTCCCTGAATGGCTTTAACATTCAGGAACAGCCTCTGGAATATAAGAAAAATATTGGCTACCTGCCTGAATTTCCTCCTCTCTATCCGGATATGACTGTGAGAGAGCAGCTCTATATGGTCTGTTCTGTTAAAGGGATTTCCCGGAAAGAGCGGCAACGTGAGATTGAAAGAGTCTGCGGCCTGAGCCGTATTCCGGATGTGATTGACCGCCCTGTGAAAACCATGTCCAAGGGCTATAAACAGCGCATCGGACTGGCCCAGGCATTGATAGGAAATCCCGAGCTTCTTATTCTGGATGAGCCGACTTCCGGACTTGACCCGCAGCAGATAATTGATATCAGAGAACTGATCAGGGATCTGGGTAGTGACCATGCCGTGATTATCAGCTCCCATATCCTCTCGGAAATTGCATCGGTCTCCACAAGAATCCTTGTTTTGAATAAGGGGTCCATAGTGGCAGACAGCCCTTCGGATGAACTGCTGAATACTCCCAATGCCGCCCCCGTTCTGGATGTGCGTGTCTTTGGAGATCAGCCTCATATTCAGGCCATCATAAAAGAGCTTAAGGGTGTTGAGTCTCTTGACGTTCAGGATTGTATTGAAGAGGGATGTATGGATTACAGCATCACTCTGACTGAGGGAGAAGATATCAGAAAGGATCTTTCCCGGGTTCTGAATGAAAACGGCTATGCCCTTATGCAGATGAAAATGAAAAATCCCACTCTGGAAGAGATCTTTATCGATCTTACATCAGGTTTGCCTAAAGGAGGGGATGAATCATGA
- a CDS encoding mannitol dehydrogenase family protein — MKLSLKELENKKQWTDKGYKLPQFDIEKVRENSRKNPAWIHFGAGNIFRAFVAVLQQELLNKGKVDTGIIVCETFDEEIIKKAYEAYDNLALAVTLKGNGDITKEIVGSLAESLIPSRDYARMEEVLTAPTLQMLSLTITEKGYAVKDDQGDAFPWIQPDLDDFNRQPTSTIGIITRLLYARFQNGAAPLALVSMDNCSHNGTLLKEAVLCFAEAWKGSTGQGFLDYLNDETKLSFNWSMIDKITPRPSSVLNSVFEADGLEGMELVKTAKNTFVSPFVNAEESQYLAIEDIFPNGRGPLEDTGVLFSDKETIDKIEKMKVCTCLNPLHTVLAVFGCLMGYSSISGEMKDPLLKGFIERLGYGEGMPVVVDPGIMNAEDFIRDSIEVRFPNPHVPDTPQRIATDTSKKIPVRFGETMKAYIAQGKSDLSFLTFIPLFMAGWLRYLMAVDDKGQSFELSSDPNLDKVQPFVASFSLGFSGNLTEVHKALEELLSNAEIFGVDLYKHNLGDKVEAMFLEMLAAPGAVAGTIKKYLEQ; from the coding sequence ATGAAATTATCTTTAAAAGAATTAGAGAATAAAAAGCAGTGGACTGATAAAGGTTATAAACTGCCTCAGTTTGATATAGAGAAAGTCCGGGAGAACAGCCGGAAGAATCCAGCATGGATTCACTTTGGAGCCGGAAATATATTCAGAGCCTTTGTTGCGGTTCTCCAGCAGGAACTTCTTAATAAAGGTAAAGTCGATACAGGAATTATCGTATGTGAAACCTTTGATGAAGAGATCATCAAAAAGGCATATGAAGCCTATGATAATCTTGCTCTTGCAGTGACCCTCAAAGGTAATGGTGATATTACCAAGGAGATTGTCGGCAGCCTGGCTGAGAGTCTGATTCCCTCCCGTGATTATGCAAGGATGGAAGAGGTTCTTACAGCTCCGACTCTGCAGATGCTGAGTCTGACTATTACAGAAAAAGGTTATGCCGTCAAAGACGATCAGGGAGATGCATTCCCATGGATACAGCCGGATCTGGATGATTTTAACAGACAGCCCACATCCACTATCGGAATTATCACCCGTCTTCTCTATGCCCGTTTTCAGAATGGTGCAGCTCCTCTGGCTCTGGTGAGTATGGATAACTGCAGCCATAACGGAACCCTCCTCAAGGAAGCCGTACTGTGTTTTGCGGAAGCCTGGAAAGGAAGCACAGGTCAGGGATTTCTTGACTATCTGAATGATGAAACAAAACTATCCTTCAACTGGAGCATGATAGATAAAATCACTCCCAGACCCTCTTCTGTCTTGAACTCAGTATTCGAAGCCGATGGTCTTGAGGGAATGGAGCTTGTGAAAACAGCAAAGAACACCTTTGTCTCTCCCTTCGTCAATGCAGAAGAATCCCAGTACCTTGCAATCGAAGATATTTTCCCTAACGGCAGAGGCCCTCTGGAAGATACCGGAGTCCTGTTTTCAGACAAGGAAACCATTGATAAAATTGAAAAAATGAAAGTCTGTACCTGTCTGAATCCCCTGCATACAGTTCTAGCTGTTTTCGGATGTCTGATGGGTTACAGCTCTATTTCGGGAGAGATGAAAGATCCTCTATTAAAGGGATTTATTGAGAGATTGGGATACGGCGAAGGAATGCCTGTTGTTGTAGATCCCGGCATCATGAATGCCGAAGACTTTATCCGTGACAGTATTGAAGTCCGTTTCCCCAATCCCCATGTTCCCGATACTCCCCAGAGGATTGCCACAGATACTTCAAAGAAAATTCCCGTACGTTTCGGTGAGACAATGAAGGCCTATATTGCACAGGGGAAATCGGATCTCTCCTTTCTGACTTTCATTCCTCTTTTTATGGCCGGATGGCTGCGTTATCTTATGGCTGTGGATGATAAGGGACAGAGTTTCGAACTCAGTTCAGACCCCAATCTGGACAAGGTTCAGCCCTTTGTGGCATCATTCTCTCTCGGATTCTCCGGTAATCTCACTGAAGTTCATAAAGCCCTCGAAGAACTTCTCAGCAATGCTGAGATATTCGGAGTGGATCTCTATAAACATAATCTGGGTGACAAGGTTGAGGCCATGTTTCTCGAGATGCTGGCAGCTCCCGGCGCCGTTGCCGGAACAATTAAAAAATATCTGGAGCAGTAA
- a CDS encoding glucosamine-6-phosphate deaminase — protein sequence MSKIVEKQIDKLTVRVFEDRKAMGYAVVRDVTECILELLKTRDHINMMFAAAPSQQEVLDGLKEADLIPWDRVNAFHMDEYIGLSADAPQGFGNFLKAGIFAHVPFKNVFYMDGQGDAEAECVRYTDLLKENPLDICLNGIGENGHLAFNDPPVADFKDPESVKVVQLDQICRQQQVNDGCFATMDDVPKTALTVTIPELIRPEYIFCTVPGILKAPAVEAALTGPIAVSCPASALRTVKSNMYLDKDSGVCLTKENK from the coding sequence ATGTCAAAAATTGTAGAGAAGCAGATTGATAAACTGACAGTACGTGTCTTTGAAGATAGAAAAGCCATGGGGTATGCGGTTGTCAGGGATGTAACAGAGTGCATTCTTGAACTCCTGAAGACTCGTGATCATATCAATATGATGTTTGCCGCGGCTCCCTCACAGCAGGAAGTCCTGGACGGCCTTAAAGAAGCTGATCTTATTCCCTGGGACAGGGTGAATGCCTTTCATATGGATGAATATATCGGACTCTCTGCCGATGCACCCCAGGGATTCGGTAATTTTCTCAAGGCTGGAATTTTTGCCCATGTCCCCTTTAAGAATGTCTTTTATATGGATGGTCAGGGAGATGCTGAGGCTGAATGTGTCAGATATACGGATCTTCTGAAAGAGAATCCCCTGGACATCTGCCTTAATGGAATAGGTGAGAACGGGCATCTTGCCTTCAACGACCCTCCTGTGGCGGATTTTAAAGATCCTGAATCTGTCAAAGTTGTTCAGCTGGATCAGATCTGCCGGCAGCAGCAGGTGAATGACGGCTGCTTTGCCACTATGGATGATGTCCCAAAGACAGCATTGACTGTCACCATTCCCGAATTGATCCGTCCGGAATATATATTCTGTACGGTTCCGGGAATCCTTAAGGCTCCCGCTGTGGAAGCAGCACTGACCGGGCCCATTGCCGTGAGCTGTCCCGCCTCGGCTTTAAGAACAGTAAAATCGAATATGTATCTGGATAAAGACAGCGGCGTTTGTCTCACTAAGGAGAATAAATAA